GCATTTGCAGAGTCAGGCTCTCAGGAGACAACGCAGCAGGTGCAGCAGATTCGCAATGCAACGGTGAAAATCACCTATGGGGACACCACCTTTTTGGTGGACCCGATGCTGGCCGAGCAGGGCGCTTATCCTGGCTTCGAAAATACCTACCGTAGCGAGTTGCGTAACCCGCTGGTGGGGCTGCCCATGCCCGTTGAGGAGATAACCGACGGCGTCGACGCCATCATCGTTACTCACACACACCTCGACCACTGGGACGATGCTGCCCAGGAGCTACTGCCGAAGGACATGCCCCTGTTTGCACAGAATGCTGCCGATGCTGAGCTTATTCGCGCTCAGGGTTTCAGCGATGTGCGTATTTTGGACGGTGAGGCGGAATTTGGTGGAGTGACACTGCATAAAACGGGCGGTCAGCATGGCTCTGACACTCTCTACGCTGTGCCTGAATTGGCGGAAACCCTCGGTGAAGTGATGGGCGTGGTCTTCGAGGCGCCGGGACAGAAGACAACCTATTTAGTCGGCGATACCGTGTGGCGTGACGAGGTAGAGCAGGCACTGGAGCGCTATAACCCCGACGTGATCGTGCTGAATACTGGCGCCGCCGAGTTAACCAGTTTTGAAGGTGATCCCATTATTATGGGTAAAGAAGACACGCTGCGCACCCATCAGGCAGCCCCCAATGCGTCGATCATCGCGGTGCATATGGACGCCGTGAACCATATGACGCTAAGCCGTGACGAGCTGGCCGAATACGTGCAGGAAGAGGGTCTCCAGGAACACGTATTGATTCCCGCCGACGGCGAAGTCATCTCCTTTTAATCCCAAGGAGGAAGGGGAGCCAGCGACTCGAACAAGTAGTCGAGAAAAACGCGAACCTTGCGTGAACGAAGACGGCGTTCGGTGGTAAGCACGTGGATGTCGCGTCGCCCGGGCATGACCTCGCAGCGCCAGTATTCAAGCAGTGCGACCAATGTCCCGGCTTTGAGCTCGTCAGCAATTAGCCAGGTTGGAAACATCACCAGCCCCTGCCCCAAAAGGGCCGCATGGACCAAGCTGATAGCATCGTTGCTGTAAAGGTTGCCGGTGACTTCGAAAGGCTTGGCGCTCGTTTGATCCGGTGCCTGAAAGTACCATCGCTGGCGGCCCATCTCGCCCTGATAGATCAGGCAATTGTGATTAGCGAGTGCCTCCGGCGATTCGGGCTCACCGTGTGCTTGAAGATAGCTCGGCGACGCCACGATCACGTAATTCATCGGTGCTAGACGGCGCGCGACTAGCGATGAGTCTGCGAGATTGCCCACGCGAAAGGTGATGTCGTGCCCTTCGCGAACCGGATCGACCACGTGGTCGTTGAGTTGCAGTTCGGCCTTGATGGAAGGGTACCGGTCTTGAAAGCGATGAAGCAGGGGCACAATCTGACGCTGACCAAACGCTACCGGGGCATTAATGCGTAGCATGCCGCTGGGCTCAGCATTGGGGTGCGCCAAGGCCTCTGTGGCGAAGTCGAGCTGCTCTAGAATATCGCGTACTTCTTCGTAGTAACGCCACCCCGCCTCGGTAAGTGCCACGGCTCGGGTATGCCGGTAAAACAACGGCTGACCTACGTCCTCTTCCAAGCCTTGGATCTGCCTAGAAATGGAAGAAACCGCTCGATGGAAGTGGCGAGCGGTAGCGGTGAAGCTTCCCGTCGCAGCGACACGC
This genomic window from Halomonas sp. TD01 contains:
- a CDS encoding LysR family transcriptional regulator, with the protein product MDLNALRVFERVAATGSFTATARHFHRAVSSISRQIQGLEEDVGQPLFYRHTRAVALTEAGWRYYEEVRDILEQLDFATEALAHPNAEPSGMLRINAPVAFGQRQIVPLLHRFQDRYPSIKAELQLNDHVVDPVREGHDITFRVGNLADSSLVARRLAPMNYVIVASPSYLQAHGEPESPEALANHNCLIYQGEMGRQRWYFQAPDQTSAKPFEVTGNLYSNDAISLVHAALLGQGLVMFPTWLIADELKAGTLVALLEYWRCEVMPGRRDIHVLTTERRLRSRKVRVFLDYLFESLAPLPPWD
- a CDS encoding MBL fold metallo-hydrolase produces the protein MLIKTLSSSLFVATAFIAGSAFAESGSQETTQQVQQIRNATVKITYGDTTFLVDPMLAEQGAYPGFENTYRSELRNPLVGLPMPVEEITDGVDAIIVTHTHLDHWDDAAQELLPKDMPLFAQNAADAELIRAQGFSDVRILDGEAEFGGVTLHKTGGQHGSDTLYAVPELAETLGEVMGVVFEAPGQKTTYLVGDTVWRDEVEQALERYNPDVIVLNTGAAELTSFEGDPIIMGKEDTLRTHQAAPNASIIAVHMDAVNHMTLSRDELAEYVQEEGLQEHVLIPADGEVISF